The Chryseobacterium geocarposphaerae genome window below encodes:
- a CDS encoding sigma-54-dependent transcriptional regulator has protein sequence MQKILIVEDEKAISGVLHSILSDELTDYEFVIAEDGLEGYKQVEKEDFALVISDIKMPKLSGTELLKQSLALKPETTFIMISGHADIDSAVSCLKEGAYDFISKPIDINRLITSVKNALTKESLKKENKNLQTENKTLKKKVSKKYQMIGQSAELQKIQDMIDKVAVSDARVLITGPNGAGKELVAHAIHNQSERAKGPMIEVNCAAIPSELIESELFGHVKGSFTGAIKDKQGKFEQANGGTIFLDEIGDMSLIAQAKVLRALQESKVSPVGSDKEIKVDVRVLAATNKNMQKEIEAGRFREDLYHRLSVIEIYVPPLDERKEDIKLLVEHFSGMIADEHGTATKKFDDKAIEALKALSWTGNIRELRNVVERLIILGGSTVSAEDVASFVRK, from the coding sequence ATGCAAAAAATCCTTATCGTAGAAGACGAAAAAGCAATATCGGGAGTTCTTCACAGTATCCTCTCAGATGAACTTACTGATTATGAATTTGTAATCGCTGAAGATGGCCTTGAAGGCTATAAACAGGTAGAGAAAGAAGACTTTGCATTGGTAATTTCTGACATCAAAATGCCCAAACTTTCGGGAACTGAGCTTTTAAAGCAAAGTTTAGCACTAAAGCCTGAAACTACTTTCATTATGATTTCAGGGCACGCAGATATTGATTCTGCAGTTTCCTGTTTAAAGGAGGGTGCTTATGATTTTATTTCCAAGCCTATAGACATCAACAGACTGATTACAAGCGTTAAAAATGCTTTAACGAAAGAGTCTCTGAAGAAAGAAAATAAAAACCTTCAAACCGAAAATAAAACGCTTAAGAAAAAAGTAAGCAAAAAATATCAAATGATCGGCCAGTCTGCAGAATTACAGAAGATTCAGGACATGATTGATAAAGTTGCTGTTTCTGATGCCAGAGTTTTAATCACAGGTCCCAACGGGGCCGGAAAAGAGCTTGTAGCGCATGCTATTCACAATCAAAGTGAGAGAGCAAAAGGCCCGATGATTGAAGTAAACTGTGCTGCCATTCCTTCTGAACTTATAGAGTCTGAGCTTTTTGGCCACGTAAAGGGATCTTTTACAGGGGCTATCAAGGATAAACAAGGAAAATTTGAACAGGCTAATGGAGGTACTATTTTCCTGGATGAAATTGGTGATATGAGCCTTATTGCTCAGGCAAAAGTATTGAGAGCATTACAGGAAAGCAAAGTTTCTCCTGTAGGAAGTGACAAAGAAATAAAAGTTGATGTAAGAGTATTGGCAGCAACCAATAAAAATATGCAGAAGGAAATAGAAGCAGGAAGATTCAGAGAAGACCTTTACCACAGACTTTCTGTGATCGAAATTTATGTACCGCCATTAGATGAAAGAAAAGAAGACATCAAATTACTGGTTGAACATTTCTCAGGAATGATCGCCGATGAGCACGGTACCGCAACAAAAAAATTCGATGATAAAGCGATTGAAGCCCTAAAAGCGCTTTCATGGACAGGAAACATCAGAGAATTAAGAAATGTTGTAGAAAGGTTAATTATTTTAGGTGGAAGCACTGTGTCTGCCGAAGACGTTGCAAGTTTTGTAAGGAAATAA
- a CDS encoding heavy metal translocating P-type ATPase, translated as MEKQYKILGMTCSGCQKKISEKLNSIEDVKADVNLETNTVTITSGKDIELNTLNRALEEIGNYKLDDPDNPEKAFVKPQDRVSPSSVYYCPMECEGDKVYFQQGKRCPVCNMYLVPIEEKLAKDPNHKPTYSSTHLPENFKDNIGKYYCPMFCEGDKMYNEKDDCPVCHMHLEEITDDLVKNAETHSHHHTHDHHHHHHQAPKVTDEMAGKYYCPMYCEGDKVYDTNVGCPVCGMDLVKYPEKKAAKYTCPMHPEIIRDEPGSCPICGMDLVRMPDTNDDEEDETYTILKRKFIISLAFTIPVFILSMGGMFIDFPFSHQVQGVIELILTLPVLLYSGWFLMKRGWVSFKTWNLNMFSLIALGVAAAFIFSIVALAFPNMIPHEIRGHNHGVPLYFEAVCVILTLVILGQLMEAAAHKKTGNAIRELMNLSPDEANLIVNGEEKKVLLSQVKIGDLLKVKPGEKIPVDGKITEGSSYIDESMITGEPIPVEKSINDKVSSGTINGNQVFIMKAEKVGDETLLSQIIKMVNEASRSKAPIQKLTDKVSKVFVPAVILIAVLTFILWQFFGPEGKRSLFAFVNAVAVLIVACPCALGLATPMSLMVGIGKGAKNGILIKNAEALEEMNKVNVLITDKTGTLTEGKPSVKYIETLNADKNSILKLAYSLNQNSEHPLSNAVIKKAKDENISPEKVEKFENVSGKGVKGIINGKTVYLGNESLLTSSQISVPENLKQKAIEIQSKAHTISYIAQENQALGFISFTDKIKESSKKAVQQLLSEGVDVMMMTGDNEHTAKAVAAELGIKHFKANCHPEDKLNEVKKLQQQGKIVAMTGDGINDSPALAQANIGIAMGTGTDVAIESAEITLLKGDILGVAKAKLLSEKLLRNIKENLFFAFIYNVLGVPIAAGLLYPFFGILLSPMIAAAAMSFSSLSVILNSLRLNSVDLDIK; from the coding sequence ATGGAAAAACAATATAAAATACTCGGAATGACCTGCTCCGGTTGCCAGAAAAAGATTTCTGAAAAACTGAACAGTATTGAAGATGTAAAAGCTGATGTTAACCTAGAAACGAATACGGTTACCATCACTTCCGGAAAAGATATTGAATTAAATACCTTAAATAGGGCATTGGAAGAAATAGGAAACTACAAATTAGACGATCCGGATAATCCCGAAAAAGCTTTTGTCAAACCACAAGACAGAGTTTCTCCCTCATCAGTTTATTATTGTCCCATGGAATGTGAAGGGGATAAAGTTTATTTCCAGCAGGGGAAAAGATGTCCGGTTTGTAATATGTATCTGGTTCCTATCGAAGAAAAGTTAGCAAAAGATCCTAATCATAAGCCTACCTACTCTTCTACTCATTTACCTGAAAATTTTAAAGATAATATCGGAAAATATTATTGTCCTATGTTCTGCGAAGGAGATAAGATGTATAATGAGAAAGACGATTGTCCTGTTTGTCATATGCATTTGGAAGAAATTACGGATGATTTGGTAAAAAATGCAGAAACTCATTCGCATCACCATACCCATGATCATCATCATCATCATCATCAAGCTCCGAAGGTTACAGATGAAATGGCAGGTAAATATTACTGCCCGATGTACTGTGAGGGAGATAAAGTATACGATACTAATGTAGGCTGTCCGGTCTGTGGTATGGATTTGGTGAAATATCCCGAAAAAAAAGCGGCAAAATATACCTGCCCGATGCATCCCGAAATCATAAGAGATGAACCCGGGAGCTGTCCTATTTGTGGAATGGACTTAGTAAGAATGCCTGATACAAATGACGATGAGGAAGATGAAACATATACCATTCTGAAAAGAAAATTCATTATTTCTTTAGCCTTTACTATTCCTGTTTTTATACTTTCGATGGGTGGAATGTTTATTGATTTCCCCTTTTCACATCAAGTTCAGGGTGTTATTGAGCTTATTTTAACCCTTCCTGTCCTGTTGTATTCAGGTTGGTTTTTGATGAAAAGAGGCTGGGTTTCTTTTAAAACCTGGAATTTGAATATGTTCAGCTTAATTGCTTTGGGGGTTGCCGCAGCATTTATTTTCAGTATTGTCGCTTTGGCCTTTCCGAATATGATTCCTCATGAAATTCGGGGTCACAATCATGGAGTACCCTTATATTTTGAAGCGGTATGTGTTATTTTAACATTGGTGATCTTAGGACAACTTATGGAAGCTGCCGCTCATAAAAAAACAGGGAACGCCATTCGTGAACTGATGAATCTTTCACCGGATGAAGCTAATCTTATCGTAAACGGAGAAGAAAAGAAAGTGCTGCTTTCACAGGTGAAAATCGGAGATTTATTAAAAGTAAAGCCTGGAGAAAAAATTCCTGTCGACGGAAAAATAACGGAAGGGAGTTCTTATATAGATGAGAGTATGATCACGGGAGAGCCTATTCCTGTTGAAAAAAGCATTAATGATAAAGTATCTTCAGGAACCATCAACGGCAACCAGGTTTTCATTATGAAAGCTGAAAAAGTGGGCGATGAAACTCTACTTTCACAGATCATTAAAATGGTGAATGAAGCCAGCCGAAGTAAAGCTCCGATTCAAAAACTGACAGATAAAGTTTCAAAAGTTTTTGTTCCTGCTGTTATTTTAATTGCGGTTTTAACATTCATTCTATGGCAGTTTTTCGGACCGGAAGGTAAAAGAAGTCTGTTTGCTTTTGTGAATGCTGTAGCTGTTTTAATTGTTGCCTGTCCTTGTGCGTTAGGTTTGGCTACTCCTATGTCTTTAATGGTGGGAATCGGGAAAGGTGCTAAAAACGGAATTCTTATAAAAAATGCAGAAGCACTTGAAGAAATGAATAAGGTAAATGTTCTAATTACTGATAAAACAGGCACTTTAACAGAAGGAAAACCATCTGTAAAATATATTGAAACTCTTAATGCAGATAAAAATTCAATCCTGAAACTGGCGTATTCATTAAACCAGAATTCTGAACATCCTCTATCAAATGCGGTAATTAAAAAAGCAAAAGATGAAAATATCTCTCCTGAAAAAGTAGAAAAATTTGAAAATGTTTCAGGAAAAGGGGTGAAAGGAATTATTAATGGGAAAACTGTTTATTTGGGGAATGAAAGCTTATTAACTTCCAGTCAAATATCAGTTCCAGAAAACTTAAAACAAAAAGCTATTGAAATACAGTCAAAAGCTCATACCATCTCTTATATTGCTCAGGAAAATCAGGCTTTAGGGTTTATTAGTTTTACAGATAAGATTAAAGAAAGTTCTAAAAAAGCAGTTCAGCAGTTATTAAGCGAGGGTGTAGATGTAATGATGATGACCGGAGATAATGAACATACTGCAAAAGCGGTTGCTGCAGAGCTGGGCATTAAACATTTTAAAGCCAACTGTCATCCTGAAGATAAATTGAATGAAGTCAAAAAACTTCAGCAGCAAGGTAAAATCGTTGCCATGACCGGTGACGGTATCAATGACTCTCCTGCTCTGGCTCAAGCTAATATCGGAATTGCGATGGGGACAGGAACCGATGTCGCTATCGAAAGCGCAGAAATAACTTTGTTAAAAGGTGATATCTTAGGGGTTGCCAAAGCAAAATTACTCAGTGAAAAACTATTGAGAAACATTAAGGAGAATTTGTTTTTTGCTTTTATTTATAACGTGTTAGGTGTTCCAATTGCGGCAGGATTATTGTATCCTTTTTTTGGAATTCTTTTATCACCAATGATTGCAGCCGCAGCGATGAGCTTCAGTTCACTATCGGTGATTTTGAATTCACTCCGGTTGAATTCGGTCGACTTAGATATTAAATAA
- a CDS encoding MATE family efflux transporter, with product MSFLNKKYTKETLALALPVMLTQVGQVSVNLFDNIIVGKLLGADALASVSLGNAVFFSMFVLALGFSFAIPPLVSEAHSQHDHKTINSVFSHGFVINMSVGIILMGILFLGMPLLYHSGQPAKIIPDTVDFLTIMAISIVPFMAFQTLREVSEGLSYTIGVTKATIIANVINIVLNYVFIKGLWIFPEMGVKGSALASLIARIFMVVFLYIVLLKEPKTKQYIKAFSLKVEVFSKKMFDKMVRLGLPTALQMFFEVTAFAGAAFICGLISAHDIASHQIALSMASFTFNLCVGFSVASTVMIGRKLGEQNYVELRKVGINNLKIAFIFMCICGIVFILGRNILPTFFTKKEEIEVISLASKLMIIAALFQLSDGIQVTALGTLRGLQDVKIPSIYTFIAYWLITIPLGYFLCVTLKMGAFGMWIALGLGLTISALFLVKRFLNMSAKKIKLNP from the coding sequence ATGAGCTTTTTAAATAAAAAATATACGAAAGAAACTTTAGCACTTGCCTTACCCGTAATGTTGACCCAGGTAGGACAGGTCTCGGTCAATTTATTTGACAACATCATTGTAGGAAAACTATTGGGAGCAGATGCATTAGCTTCCGTATCTTTAGGAAATGCGGTTTTTTTCTCCATGTTTGTTCTGGCATTGGGGTTTTCATTTGCAATTCCTCCATTGGTTTCCGAAGCCCATTCACAGCATGATCATAAGACTATCAATTCGGTTTTCAGCCATGGCTTTGTTATTAATATGTCTGTGGGGATTATTTTAATGGGAATTTTGTTTTTGGGAATGCCACTACTCTATCATTCTGGGCAACCTGCTAAAATTATTCCTGATACAGTAGATTTCTTAACGATTATGGCGATCAGTATTGTTCCGTTTATGGCGTTTCAGACCTTAAGAGAGGTTTCTGAAGGTTTATCCTATACCATCGGAGTAACAAAGGCTACTATTATTGCCAATGTCATTAATATTGTTCTTAATTACGTTTTTATCAAAGGGCTTTGGATATTTCCGGAGATGGGAGTAAAAGGATCTGCACTGGCAAGTTTAATTGCCCGTATTTTTATGGTGGTATTTCTTTATATTGTCTTGTTGAAAGAACCTAAAACAAAGCAGTATATTAAAGCCTTTTCTTTAAAAGTTGAAGTTTTTTCAAAGAAAATGTTTGATAAAATGGTGAGATTGGGACTTCCTACTGCACTTCAGATGTTTTTTGAAGTTACTGCTTTTGCAGGAGCAGCCTTTATATGCGGATTGATTTCGGCACATGATATTGCTTCTCATCAGATTGCTTTGAGCATGGCTTCATTTACTTTTAACTTATGTGTAGGGTTTAGTGTTGCCTCCACGGTAATGATCGGGAGAAAGCTGGGTGAACAGAACTATGTAGAGCTAAGGAAAGTCGGGATCAATAACCTGAAAATAGCTTTTATTTTCATGTGTATTTGTGGGATCGTCTTTATCTTAGGCAGAAATATTCTTCCTACTTTTTTTACTAAAAAGGAAGAGATTGAAGTGATTAGTCTGGCTTCGAAACTTATGATTATTGCAGCATTATTTCAATTGTCAGATGGAATTCAGGTAACTGCATTAGGAACACTGAGAGGGTTACAGGATGTAAAAATACCTTCTATATACACATTTATTGCGTATTGGCTGATTACAATTCCTTTGGGGTATTTTCTTTGTGTGACCTTAAAAATGGGAGCATTCGGAATGTGGATCGCTTTAGGATTAGGACTTACTATTTCAGCATTGTTTCTCGTAAAACGATTCCTAAATATGTCTGCAAAAAAAATAAAATTAAATCCATAA
- a CDS encoding GNAT family N-acetyltransferase translates to MEELTFRNAAIEDLPRIVDIYNSTIASRMVTADTEEISVESRYKWFYEHSPEKRPLWMIEDDKNNVVGWVSFSSFYGRPAYNGTVEISIYMDESSRGKGFGKKVLQHCIDNAGKLGVKTLLGFIFLHNEPSLKLFRHFGFEDWGTLPNVAVLDGVERTLKILGKRISD, encoded by the coding sequence ATGGAAGAATTAACGTTCAGAAATGCAGCCATTGAAGATTTACCAAGAATCGTAGACATCTATAATTCAACGATTGCATCCAGAATGGTGACAGCAGATACGGAAGAGATTTCTGTAGAAAGCCGTTATAAGTGGTTTTATGAACATTCTCCTGAAAAAAGGCCTCTATGGATGATTGAAGATGATAAAAATAATGTGGTGGGCTGGGTAAGCTTTTCTTCATTTTATGGAAGACCTGCTTACAACGGAACTGTGGAAATAAGCATTTATATGGATGAAAGCAGCAGAGGAAAAGGCTTTGGTAAGAAAGTTCTTCAACATTGTATTGATAATGCCGGAAAATTGGGAGTTAAAACTTTGTTAGGCTTTATTTTCCTGCATAATGAGCCGAGTTTAAAATTATTCCGACATTTTGGCTTTGAAGATTGGGGAACACTTCCTAATGTAGCTGTATTGGATGGAGTAGAACGAACGTTGAAAATATTAGGAAAAAGGATTAGTGATTAG
- a CDS encoding helix-turn-helix domain-containing protein codes for MKIFIKNMVCGRCISAVTSIFNEAQVKIKSINLGEVETESDVSEQDLENIEKHLSETGFERIKDSAHQLIEKIKNLIITKISELDIDENFLLSEFLTSKIHKDYSSLSKTFSQNENVTLEQFFILQKIEKVKELLLYNEFTLTEIAGKLGYKSVQHLSSQFRNSSGFTPTEFKKLKVHNRKPLDLI; via the coding sequence ATGAAGATTTTCATAAAAAATATGGTTTGTGGCAGGTGTATTTCTGCGGTTACCAGTATTTTCAATGAAGCTCAGGTGAAAATTAAGTCCATTAATCTTGGTGAAGTGGAGACAGAATCTGATGTTTCGGAACAGGATCTTGAGAATATAGAAAAACATCTTTCAGAAACAGGTTTTGAAAGAATAAAAGACTCAGCTCATCAGCTTATTGAAAAGATTAAAAACCTGATCATTACAAAAATCAGTGAGCTTGATATTGATGAAAATTTTCTCCTTTCCGAGTTTTTAACATCAAAAATCCATAAAGATTACAGTTCTCTTTCAAAAACTTTTTCTCAAAATGAGAATGTTACATTAGAGCAGTTCTTTATTCTTCAAAAAATTGAAAAAGTGAAAGAATTACTTTTATACAATGAATTTACATTGACGGAAATAGCTGGAAAGCTCGGTTATAAAAGTGTGCAGCACCTGTCATCACAATTCAGAAACAGTTCAGGATTCACTCCTACAGAATTCAAAAAGCTGAAAGTTCACAACCGAAAACCGCTGGATCTTATCTGA
- a CDS encoding YggS family pyridoxal phosphate-dependent enzyme, whose protein sequence is MSIQEYYNTIKSQLPAHVQLVAVSKTHPVSAIQEVYDLGQRVFGENKVQEVMEKYPLLPKDIQWHLIGHLQTNKVKYIAEFIDTIQSVDSEKLMLEINKEAAKYDRKIKVLLQVKIAEEESKFGLETNEARALFQKYTDGAFSNIKITGLMGMATFTDDEQQIRKEFSILKSLFDELDKQKSLQTLSMGMSDDFPIAIECGANSVRVGSAIFGRRDYTK, encoded by the coding sequence ATGAGCATTCAGGAATATTATAATACAATAAAAAGCCAGCTTCCGGCACATGTACAGTTGGTTGCTGTATCCAAAACACATCCGGTTTCAGCAATTCAGGAAGTCTACGATTTAGGTCAAAGAGTCTTTGGTGAGAATAAAGTTCAGGAAGTAATGGAAAAATATCCGCTTCTTCCTAAAGATATTCAATGGCATCTGATCGGGCATCTGCAAACCAATAAGGTAAAATATATTGCCGAGTTTATAGATACAATCCAAAGTGTTGATTCTGAAAAATTAATGTTAGAAATCAACAAAGAGGCAGCAAAGTACGATAGAAAAATTAAAGTTTTACTTCAGGTAAAAATTGCTGAAGAAGAAAGCAAATTTGGATTAGAAACTAATGAAGCCAGAGCTTTATTCCAAAAATATACCGACGGAGCATTTTCAAATATAAAAATTACAGGATTAATGGGAATGGCAACATTCACCGATGATGAACAGCAGATCAGAAAAGAATTTTCAATATTAAAAAGTCTTTTTGATGAGCTGGATAAGCAAAAATCTTTACAAACATTATCAATGGGAATGAGTGATGACTTCCCTATTGCGATAGAATGTGGCGCTAATTCGGTAAGAGTCGGTTCTGCCATTTTCGGAAGAAGAGATTATACAAAATAG
- a CDS encoding DUF72 domain-containing protein: MKKESLYIGCSGFYNNDWKGSLYPEDAKSKDFLSLYCQKFNCVEINSTFYRNPTAKTLLKWRNETPEDFKFFIKIPKIISHEKRLKDCKEDITAFCTHIQDHLKEKLSGFLYQFPPSFKNTQENIDLILNNINLVCLNVIEFRHESWWNNEIFKILKDHNIIFSGVSFPGNLPEEIIINHPEILYYRLHGKPVLYKSEYSLEFLKDLAENIVNMKKKTFIFFNNTWGTAAINNALYLKELLE, translated from the coding sequence ATGAAGAAAGAAAGTCTTTATATTGGTTGCTCAGGCTTTTACAATAATGATTGGAAAGGATCATTATACCCTGAAGATGCAAAAAGTAAAGACTTTCTTTCTTTATATTGCCAAAAATTCAACTGTGTAGAAATCAATTCAACATTTTACAGGAATCCAACAGCTAAAACCCTTCTGAAATGGAGAAATGAAACTCCTGAAGATTTTAAGTTTTTTATTAAAATTCCGAAAATAATTTCTCACGAAAAACGCCTGAAAGACTGTAAAGAGGATATTACAGCATTTTGTACTCATATTCAGGATCACTTAAAAGAAAAGCTTTCCGGCTTTCTCTACCAGTTCCCTCCTTCTTTCAAAAATACACAGGAAAATATTGATCTCATCCTTAACAATATCAATCTTGTCTGTTTGAATGTTATTGAATTCCGTCATGAGTCTTGGTGGAACAATGAGATTTTTAAAATTCTAAAAGATCATAATATCATTTTTTCCGGAGTAAGTTTCCCGGGAAATCTACCTGAAGAGATTATCATTAATCATCCTGAAATTCTATATTACAGACTTCATGGGAAACCTGTCCTTTACAAATCCGAATATAGTTTAGAATTCCTTAAAGATCTTGCTGAAAATATTGTAAATATGAAAAAGAAAACATTTATCTTTTTCAATAATACATGGGGAACAGCGGCCATTAATAACGCTTTATATTTAAAAGAATTACTTGAGTAA
- a CDS encoding Ig-like domain-containing protein, producing the protein MKSKIISALLILSISKVYSQKNNYIFTSDIDHYWEAYDQIKKTDDNNKKHQLINTLYIDKASDGLKSFMKKRDLTDSLFVKNIEKLPKFWSSIRNSTLQINGEQKKIEKHIRKLKKIYPELKPANIYFIIGGLTSGGTTNSDMVLIGSEILVGNPNTDTSELSSAWLKNTFKHRKYLDVVFLTVHEYVHTNQKDGYVNLLGHSIREGSCDFIAELVLGKPIKTSYIEYGKSNLSKVKEDFKAEMYSNRSDKWLYNGKISENPDLGYFIGYEISKSYYQNHPDKKQAVKDIIELDFGSEKAIDEFVEKSKFFGNTINKGEIIKKYEANMPKVVKIEPFDNQSKNVDPEIKQIKITFSKKMKNVSLNFSKNGKEHFPLQKELGFENDKTTLILETVALKPNTTYDFYITNRNTESEDGYQFGTAEYKIEFTTRP; encoded by the coding sequence ATGAAATCTAAAATTATTTCTGCACTACTTATTTTAAGTATTTCAAAAGTTTATTCTCAGAAAAACAATTACATTTTTACAAGTGATATTGACCATTATTGGGAAGCATACGACCAAATCAAAAAAACTGATGACAACAATAAAAAACATCAATTAATCAATACTTTATACATAGATAAAGCTTCTGACGGTTTAAAATCTTTCATGAAAAAGAGAGACCTTACCGACAGTCTCTTTGTTAAAAATATTGAAAAATTGCCTAAATTCTGGAGTTCAATACGAAATTCAACCCTACAGATAAATGGCGAGCAAAAAAAGATTGAAAAGCACATCAGAAAGCTCAAGAAAATTTATCCTGAACTCAAGCCTGCCAACATTTATTTTATCATTGGAGGATTAACATCAGGCGGAACAACCAATTCTGATATGGTATTAATCGGTTCTGAAATTTTAGTTGGTAATCCTAATACGGATACTTCTGAATTAAGTTCTGCTTGGCTTAAAAATACTTTTAAGCATAGGAAATATTTAGATGTTGTTTTTCTTACTGTACATGAATACGTTCATACAAATCAGAAAGACGGCTATGTGAATCTTTTAGGACATTCAATAAGAGAGGGGTCGTGTGATTTTATTGCTGAACTTGTTTTGGGAAAGCCTATTAAAACATCTTATATTGAATACGGAAAATCGAATTTATCTAAGGTAAAAGAAGATTTTAAAGCTGAAATGTATTCTAACCGTAGTGATAAATGGCTTTATAATGGTAAAATATCGGAAAATCCTGATTTGGGGTATTTTATAGGGTATGAAATTTCAAAATCATATTATCAAAATCATCCCGATAAAAAACAGGCAGTAAAAGATATTATTGAATTAGATTTTGGCAGTGAAAAAGCCATTGATGAATTTGTGGAAAAGTCTAAATTCTTTGGCAATACAATCAATAAAGGCGAAATTATCAAAAAATACGAGGCGAATATGCCAAAGGTTGTAAAAATTGAGCCTTTTGATAATCAGAGCAAAAATGTAGATCCTGAAATTAAGCAAATTAAGATTACTTTTTCGAAGAAAATGAAAAATGTTTCTTTAAACTTTTCAAAGAATGGTAAAGAACATTTTCCGCTTCAGAAAGAACTTGGTTTTGAAAATGATAAAACCACACTTATTCTGGAAACCGTTGCTCTTAAACCGAATACAACATATGATTTTTATATCACCAATCGAAATACTGAGTCTGAAGACGGATATCAATTTGGAACTGCTGAATATAAAATAGAATTTACAACGCGACCTTAA
- a CDS encoding polysaccharide deacetylase family protein, translated as MKKTFAEKSRNKTFLGMFALVSATSILFHGCNRKNDKKESEKLISQEHPVAKTVPKIDDEDVASDKRVIYLTFDDGPNQGTKNLLKILNKRNVCATAFIVGKHVYGSKTQKNDFELLKKDPLIELANHSFTHANNKYTDFYKNPAGVVHDFDTAKDSLKLYDKIARTPGRNIWRLNHTNVTDLKSSTEAANKLKEAGYKVIGWDLEWKPGQKMALKGNHEAMLKKVDSIFFNDLEKTSRHLVFLTHDQYLTDADSINELDLFIEKLQKSNRFVFRKISEYPKINEVLN; from the coding sequence ATGAAAAAAACTTTTGCGGAAAAGTCTAGAAACAAGACTTTTCTTGGGATGTTTGCATTGGTGAGTGCAACTTCAATTTTATTCCATGGTTGCAACCGTAAAAACGACAAGAAAGAATCAGAAAAACTGATTTCACAGGAACATCCCGTCGCAAAAACAGTTCCTAAAATTGATGATGAAGACGTAGCCTCCGACAAAAGAGTAATCTATCTTACCTTTGATGATGGTCCGAATCAAGGAACAAAAAATCTTCTGAAAATCCTGAACAAAAGAAATGTTTGCGCAACCGCTTTTATAGTTGGAAAACATGTATATGGGAGCAAAACACAGAAAAATGATTTTGAGCTCCTGAAAAAAGACCCGCTGATAGAGCTTGCAAATCACAGCTTTACACATGCCAATAATAAATATACCGATTTTTATAAAAATCCGGCAGGTGTTGTTCATGATTTTGATACAGCTAAAGACAGCTTAAAATTATACGATAAAATAGCCAGAACACCAGGAAGGAATATTTGGAGACTTAATCATACGAATGTAACCGATCTTAAAAGTTCTACGGAAGCTGCCAATAAACTTAAAGAAGCCGGCTATAAAGTAATTGGTTGGGATCTGGAATGGAAACCCGGTCAGAAAATGGCGCTGAAAGGCAATCATGAAGCTATGCTGAAAAAAGTGGACAGTATTTTTTTCAATGACCTGGAAAAGACTTCAAGACATCTTGTTTTTCTTACTCATGATCAGTATCTAACAGATGCTGATTCTATCAATGAACTTGATTTGTTTATTGAAAAGCTCCAGAAAAGCAATCGATTTGTTTTCAGAAAAATTTCGGAATATCCTAAGATTAATGAAGTGTTGAATTAA
- a CDS encoding Crp/Fnr family transcriptional regulator, which produces MLRTNQPFLDYLEKLYENQDHKDKIVLKSFEKGEKILTQNEVSTKIMLIKSGITKCFFVEENDKEYIVEFLGKGEIIGEIEVIKNVPCLCSIEAITEVTVYSMTIPYFQSLIKNDLTLNNLLLDVFADRIFNTSSRASYQQLHTTEHTLSQLLEVKSKEMKISKEDMAAYLGITVRSLNRAFKELKEKERDE; this is translated from the coding sequence ATGTTACGTACCAACCAACCCTTTTTAGATTATTTAGAAAAGCTTTATGAGAATCAGGATCATAAAGATAAGATTGTGTTAAAGTCTTTTGAAAAAGGAGAAAAGATCTTAACGCAAAATGAAGTTTCCACTAAAATAATGCTTATCAAAAGTGGAATTACGAAATGTTTTTTTGTTGAAGAAAACGATAAGGAATACATTGTAGAATTTTTGGGAAAAGGAGAAATTATTGGGGAAATAGAGGTTATTAAAAACGTTCCCTGTCTTTGCAGTATTGAAGCCATTACAGAAGTTACCGTCTATTCGATGACGATTCCATATTTCCAGTCTTTAATTAAAAATGATCTGACGCTGAATAATTTATTACTTGATGTTTTTGCAGACCGCATCTTCAATACATCAAGCAGAGCTTCTTACCAGCAGTTGCATACTACAGAACATACTCTGTCCCAACTTCTCGAAGTAAAGTCCAAAGAAATGAAAATTTCAAAAGAGGATATGGCGGCTTATCTGGGAATTACTGTAAGAAGTTTAAACAGGGCTTTTAAAGAATTAAAGGAGAAAGAACGCGATGAATAA